AGTCACTGTAAAGCTATCGCCTGCACTTTTGTCAGCCAATGCGTTCTCAACACCGACAATCATATTATTGTGGCCGTGTAAGTAAGCCATAGGGTCGCCGCCAGTAGAGCTTTCTACCGTTTCGCCAGTTTCGTCTTTCATGGTGTAGTGAAATTGCACTACTTTATCTTTGGTAATTTGCATAATGTTTGTTGCTAGTTTTGAAAATTGCGCGGGGAGTTTAGCAGATAATAGTGAGCGACAGCAGTGCTATCTTTACTTCTCCACAGCCAACTATGCTAAAAGCAAAAGTACAACAACACTAACAACAATCAACAACATGCCTAATATCTCTGCGGGTGTGGTTTTTTCTTTAAAAAGTCGATAAGTCAGCACCAGCGTGATAAAAAATTCCACCTGCCCTAGTGCTTTCACATAGGCCGCGGTTTGATAACTAACGGCAGTAAACCAACCAATTGAACCAAGTAAGCTCGTAATGCCAACAAACAAGGCAAGACGCCAATTAATTATCATTTTTCTGAACTGACTGGCGTCACGCATTAACAAATACAAACCTGCTAATAATGACTGAGCACTAATTAAGAATACCAGCGTTACAGCAGCATTGACCATAGGGTGACTGCCAAGCGCTAAGTTCGATTCGCGGATTAGTAACGTGGTAATCGCCAGCCCAAGGCCCGAGGCCAAACCATAGCCTGCGCCCGGATTGGTTAATACATCTTTAAGATTAAATTTTACTTTCGACAGTAAAATAACCCCAACAACACCAAGTATTACCGATAACCAACCATAGCCTGACAAAGGTGCGGCAAATAACAAAGCGCCGATCACAGCCACTTGAATCGCTTCGGTTTTAGCAAGGCTAGTAGCAACAGCAAAATTTCGATATTGAAATGCGACAACAAGGCAAGCTGTGCCAATTAGCTGAGCAAAACTGGCAATAATGGCATACTGTAAAAACGTTGTATTAAGCGCTGGCAAGGCTACTTGATAATGATTGAGCGCCCACCACAAATATAGCCATGCAAATGGTAAAGCGAATATATAGCGAACGCCGGCAGTAGCAAGTGATGATAACTGCGCAGACAGTTGCTTTTGACCAGCGGTTCGTATCGCCTGCATAAAAGCGGCTAATAAAGTGAAGGCTATCCAAGTTTCCATTAAAAATTCCATTGATGTGCCAAATTCGATCGAGCACTGTTGGCGATGTTCTTCGCCAAGCTTGTGGTTAACATGTTATGCGGTATTAACCACCGTCACCAATAACCTAACGTTATCACGGTTATTGACGGCGAAAGGTTCAACTTTGGTAATAGCGTTGCCCTGTTATTAGTTAGGCGAATAAACAAACTGAGGCTCGAGTTTACTAACTCCTAAACCGCTCATTTTATCCACTTTGATTTGGGTTGCGATACGTTCTTTTAACGTATCAATATGACTGATAACCCCAATCATTTTGCCGGCCGCGTTTAGATTATCGAGCGCGTCTAAAGCTACCTCCAACGTATCATTGTCAAGTGTGCCGAAGCCTTCATCTAAAAACAGCGAATCGATTTGTGTTTTCGCGCTCACTAAATCAGACAACGCCAGCGCCAATGCAAGTGACACCAAGAAACTCTCGCCACCGGAAAGAGTTTTCGTATCTCTGGTTAAGTCTGCTTGCCATGTGTCAACCACCTCGAGTGCAAGCGACTCATTTGTTTGTCGCGTTAGCTGGTATCGGCCATGTAGTCGCATTAATTGCTTATTCGCCAAATGAACCAAGTACTCTAGGGTTAAGCTTTGTGCAAAGCGCCTAAATTTAGCGCCGTCTGCCGAGCCAATCAGGCCATTTAGGTGACTAATATCGTTAAGTGCAATCTGCTGCTTGGCAATATCTGCCATTAAACTTTGCTGCTCGTCACGGCGCTTTTTATCTTGCTGTAGTTCAAAATCAAGCTGGGCTAATTTCGTTTGCAGTGCCTTGAGTTCAGTTTCATCTTTCACTAGCTTTTCTGTCATCTCTGACAATGAAATATTGCTGTCAGCTTCAACAGGCAGGCTAGCCAATTGCGATTGATATTCCTGCGCAAGTGCGTTTTGTTGTTGCTCTCTAACATTTAGTTCATCTGCCAATGCCGTTAAGCGAGTAAACTCCTCTGCTGGCATATTGGCATTGATAAAAGCCGTTTCATCACTAAATTCGCTCGCTACGAGTACTTCCTGCCACTTCGCTGTGGCAAGACTAACTTGCTCGTTCAAGCTTTGCGCTTGCTTCCCTAATGAAGTGTGTTGCCCTTGTGCGTGTTGATGTGCATTGGCTGCCTCGTTGTAGGCTTTCTCAATTAGCTGTTGTTCACACGTTATCGCTGACTCTTCCGTCGCAATATGCTGTTGCTCTTGTTCAAGGGTTGACTCGCCAAGCAAGTGTTGCAGTTGTTGCGCTAGTGCTTGCAATTGGCTATCAATCCCCTTGCCTTCCTCGATTAGTACAGTGACCTGTTGCTGCTCAGCAAGCTGTTGTTGCTGGTAACTAATTAAGGATTTTTCTACCGTTTGAATATTGAGTTGAACTTGCTCAGCAGCGGTGAGTTGCGTTTGATAATCCTGTATTTGCTGCTCTAGTTGCAGTAACCACTGGCTAAACTCGCTTGCTCGCGGCATTGGCAATTCAAGCTGTGAAACTTGCTCTGAGATACCTTGCCATAATTGGCCAACCTCTGCGCCAACCGCCGATAACTGCTCACTAAGCTTTTGCTGCTCAGCCACTCGATGACTGGCTTGCTGACGGTTAACCGCCTCACTTTGATTTAACTGAGCAATGCGTTGATCAATATCGACCAACTGCTTTTGCAAGTTATTCTCTTGCTCTGTCAGCGAGACTAACGCCGACTGGCAATTCATGGTTTGCGACAGTTGTTGCTGAACACTTTCTAGCTCACCATCAATTTGAGCAACCGAACATACACTAACCGACTCATTAACTGAGTTACTAGCACAGCCGTTAGGCGAACTATTTACGGCATTATGCGCTTGAGTAACCACACTCGGAATATTGGCATCAAGCTGATGAGTAACATGCTGCCATTGCTCGGTGAGTTGATGACATTCTTGCTGTAAAACCGTTATTTGGCTTTGCTCTTGGCTTAACGTGCGTTGCTGGTGATTAAGTTGTTCTTTAAGTTCAATACCTTGCTGTTTTAGTTGTTCAACTAGGTTTTTCTGACCTGCTAGCTGTTGTTCTTCCGCCGAGCTGGTTAACGCTTGGTACTCTGCAATTGCCGGGTGCTCAGTTGCACCACACAATGGGCAAGCTTGCCCTGGTTGAAGCTCAGCACGGTGATCTGATAGCTGCTTAATTGTTTGCTGTTGAGCAACTACTTTTTCTAACAAATCTAAGGTGTGCTTAGCCGTCTTGAACTCTTCACGTTTAGCAGTTAACGAAGATTCTTGCTGGTTAATGGTTTGATTTAGCTCAGCATTTGTTTGCTTTTTATCGTGCAGGCTCTGACTGGAATTGGCAAATTGTTGCGCGATTAATTTAAGTTGATTAAGCCCTTGTTGGTGCTGCTGCAATTGCTGAATAAATGCCTGTAAACTCGCTTCCGTCAGGGGTAAAGCAGGCTGCTCAGCTAACACAGGTAACCTAATACCAGCTAAAGTTTCTGCTCTTTGCTGGCTTAGCCCTTGTAGCGATACTTGAAATGCCGCTTTCTCTTTAGCCAAGTTTTCCAGTGTTTGGCTTAATTGCAGGTTTGCTTTTTCTGCCTCAGCTTGTTGAGTACTGAGCTCTTGCATGGTTTGCTCGGTATTCTTTTTTTGTACTTCCAACGTTTGCAAACGATTAAAGTCGCTTTGCCAACGGCCAAGATAACTCGGTAGTTGCTTAACATACAGATGCTCCGTTAAGTAAGCCTGAATGTTTTTGTGCTCAGCCGTTAATGCGTCAAATTCGGCTTTTTTATCTGCTATTAAAACTTCAACTTTAGCTAAGCTGGATTTTTTCTCTTGAATAGCACTTTGCTTGTCACTTTGTTGCGCAACCATAAGCTGCTGGTTTTGCAACGTTGGCAAAATTTGCTCATTTAACCTTGCGACACGCTGTTTTAATTTGTTTTGCCGTTCAGTTAACTTGTCTTGAGCGCTTGCACGCAATACAGTTTGCTCAGCGAGCTGCTGCTCAGTTTGAGCAAGGTTCGATTCACTCGCCGTGAGTTGCTGTTGGCTATGTAGTGATTGCTCAACCAATTGCTGTTTTGCATGATATTTGTCTTGAATGGCAATCGCAGGCTTTGCAGCGGCTAAGGCTGTTAGCTCACCTGCGTGCTGCTTTTTTTGCGCTGCAAGCTCGGCTTGGCTGGCATCTAATTGTTTTTGCTTGTCTTGCAATATCGTGCGTTGTTGGCGAACTTGGATATCTTTTTGTAGCTTGGCAACGAACTGTGCTTGTTCTTGCTCAACTTTGGTTAACGAGTGCGATTCAGCTTGTAAGTTGGCCGCTTGTTCATCACTCAGTAACTCAACGCCATCGAGTTTAGCTTTAAGCAGTGCTAATGCTTGTTCACTTGCTTTTGCTTCTTGGAAAACCGTTTTAGAAATATCACCGTAAATATCCGTGCCGGTCAGCTCTTCAAGTAGTTCAGCACGATCGTTAGCAGATGCATTTAAAAAGGCTGCAAACTGCCCTTGCGATAACATCATTGATTTGGTGAAACGACCAAAGTCTAAACCAGTTAACTGGGCAATTTTCTGCCTTACTGCTTGCAGCTTTTCAGCAAGTATTTCGCCCGATAGTGTGGCTAGTTCAGCCTTAGCAGGTTGTAGTTTGCCGTCTGCGGCATTTTTAGCGCGACGCTGGCTCCAAAATGCACGATAGCCCTGCCCTTTCACCTCAAATTCAACTTCTGCTAAACAAGAAGCGGTGTGGCGAGTCATCAATTGGTTATTTTTATCAGAAATAGTTAACCTTGGTGTTTGATGATAAAGCGCTAAACAAATCGCATCTAAAATAGTGGTTTTACCTGCACCTGTTGGCCCAGTGATCGCAAATAGCCCATTGCCAGCAAAGGGCTCTTTGCTAAAGTCGATAAACCAATGCCCTTTTAACGAGTTCAAGTTCTCAAATCGCAGTGACAAAATACGCATTAGGCTTTGCCTCCCGTATTCAATTCACCATGCTTAGCATTAGTTTCATCTAGCACTTGTTGATGCACTTGTTGATGCATTTGCTTGAAGAGTTCGGTTAGCCGTTCTTTTTGGCTCTCTTGCTCATCTGTTTGCCACTCTTCTTGTGCTAGGCGAGCGGTAAAAACATCACTCACAGAAAGTTCTTCTAACGTGACTGTGCGCTGCTCTGCGAGTATTTGCTGACGCTCTTGTTTGCTGCGACGAATGAGCAACACTTCTATCGGTAGCTCTTTCACTAATTCTTGCACACGCCCAGACAAATCAGCCAAGTAGCCCTGTGCGCTAATTTCAATATCTAACCACAGAGGTAACTCATTCGTGATTTGCTGACTATACTCTTGCGCTAGCTGTTCAATGCTTGTCGCCAGCTCGTCAACACTAGTTTTGAGCATTGCCATTGGTCGAAAGCGAGGAATTGCCAGTGCTTCGACTTCAACAGTGGATTGGCCATTAAAGGTAACTAAATTAACCGTTTTGTCATGCGACGCTTCATCAAAACTGAGCGGTATAGGTGAACCTGAATAACGAATAGTGTCATTTTCGGCAACCTTTTGCGGGCGATGGATATGACCAAGTGCAATATAGTCGGCTTTGGGAAATGCATTTGCCGGGAAAGCTTCTAAGGTGCCTATGTATATCTCACGAACAGAGTCAGACGTTGTGCTACCCACTGTAGTGAGGTGGCCAGTCATGATCACTGGCAGTTGGTAGGCACTCGCCGATTCATAAAGTGTTTGATAATGCTCGGTAATTGCTACTTGCAGCTGCAATTGCTTGTCGGTTGCACTTTGTCCCGCTTGACTTGTCACTAAATCACGTGGACGTAAAAAAGGAATTGCACACACTACCCCCAGCGCCTCGCCACTGGCATTTTTAATCGTGACTAACTGCTCGTCACTATCGGTTGATGCCGTTGTGATCACTTTCGTATTCAGTGCTGCTAGCAATTGTTTCGACTCATTTAACATGGCAACAGAATCATGGTTGCCTGCTAGCGCAATCAACTGACAGCCTAATCTATTCAACTTATTAATAAAGTTAAAATACAGCTCGCGAGCATAGCTTGGCGGTGTGCTGGTATCAAAAATATCACCCGCTAAAATGATGGCGTCAACGCTGTGCTCAGTAACCTGTTCAAGCAACCAATTGAGAAATTGCAGGTGTTCATTGGCGCGGCTTTTGCCATAAAAGTGTTGACCTAAATGCCAGTCAGAAGTGTGAAGGATTTTCATCAAAAGCGGAGATTATTTTTATTTTCGAAAGCCCACAATTTTACCCGAAAAGTGAATTTTAGATAGCGCTATTTTCACACTCTAACTAAAACCTTTGATGAAATATTTTATAACTGCTTTCTGTTGATAAGTGCGCTAAAACAAGTGTTACAGCTAAAAAATTACATCGCAGTTGGCTTATTAAAGAACTCATCAGGGAAAATAAAACGATGGAATATAAAACAATCCAATCTAACGCACAAAAATCCGTGGCGCTGGTAGCTCACGACAACATGAAAGCCAGTTTAATTGAGTGGACTAATACTCACATTGAACAGTTAAGAAATCACCAGCTATACGCAACAGGTACGACGGGCGCACTCATCGCTAAACAAACTGGCCTAAGTGTAAGCCAACTCATCAGCGGCCCGCTTGGCGGCGATCAGCAAATTGGCGCACTGATCACAGAGCAAAAGATTGACGTGTTAATTTTCTTTTGGGATCCGCTAGAAGCGCAGCCACATGACCCTGACGTTAAAGCCTTATTGCGACTTGCCGCTGTTTGGAATATTCCGGTGGCCTGTAATATTGCCAGTGCAGATTTACTCATTACCTCTAGCTTATTTGGCCAAGTGTTTGAACGAAAAGTCCCTGATTATCAACGTTATATCTCAAGCAGAACATAAGGCAAAACTCTAAACAAGTCGTTGTTCTGCATATAAAAACATCTGATTCTGGTGATATTGAAAGACATTAATACCAATCCTTCAGGCCTGTTTTCCATCCATGTCTGCCACTTGTCCCAAATTTCAATCAGTTTATCCCAACGCCGTTGTTGATAAGGATAGCTCTTTGCCATACTGATCACGTCAAAGAGAAATATGAGATTCAACTACTCTCTGGATACATATTTTCGATGACATTGAGGCATGTAGTTTTGTGTTTATGATCTGTCAATTTTAAACACGATGATGACTTTACAGGGGGTGAAGTTTTGCCCCCTTCTTTTTTATGCCTAGTTTGTAGGTATAGCTTTTTCAGTTCAGCGCTTTTTAACCAACCTTTAAAAACTAAACTTCTCGCTTTTGCATCTTTGAATCAACTGACTACTGTTCACCAATCAGCGCTTCTAGTTTACCTTTGTTTCTGCGCGAAAGCGTTAACTGCTCTCCCGATTTTAAAATCACGCTATAATCGCCATTTTCATTAGGTCTAAGCTCAATAACACTCGAGCGCCTCACAATAGTTGAACGATGAATCCGAACAAACACATTCGGGTCGAGTTGCTTCTCTAAACTAGTTAGTGTTTCTCGGTGCAGCACAGGCTTGTCATCAAACAAATGAACTTCGGCATAATTTCCAGCTCCTGCAATAAAGTTAATTTGATCAACATCGACGAGTCGAATACGGCCGGGATCTTTCACCACTAAACGTGTTTTATAGGCTCGGTCTTGCTCGTCAACCATATGCTGAATAAGTTGCCCAACTTTTTTGAAGTTCGTCGGCGACTTACTCGCCACTTGTTGGCGGGCACGATCGAGTGCTGCATAGAATTTGTCATCATCAAATGGCTTTAACAAGTAACCAATAGCATTTAGCTCAAATGCCGTAATCGCAAACTGATCATATGCGGTCGCAAAAATAATCACAGTGTCATTAGGCAACTGTTCGGCTAGCTCAATGCCCGTTTTTCCCGGCATTTGAATATCAAGAAACACTATATCTGGGTGATGCTCACTAAAGACATCCAGTACCTGATTTCCATCTTGCGCTTCGTAGACGTGTCCAACGTCGGTTTGATTCGCCAGTAACAATTTTATTGTTTCGCGTGCTAACGGTTCATCGTCAGCAACCAAAATATTAAGCATCCAATACTCCAATCGGCATACAAAGATAAGTTTCAAAATAACCATTTTCCATCGGCGTCAGGCTCAACTGAAAATCCAAATGGTAGAGCTTTTCCAAACGCTTTCGACAATTACTCAGGCCAATGCCAAAGCCTTTGTGTTCATCTTTTTCTGGAATTTTATTGATCAATTTGACGTGTAAATATTCATCCTGGCAATACACAGACAATTTTAGTTCATTTTGATCGCTTTCTAACTGAGAGCCATGCTGAACAGCGTTTTCAACTAAGGGTTGCAACAGCATAAAAGGCACATCGAGTGGCAAGCATTGATCATCAACATCAACCGATGTTTTCAGCTTATGGGCAAAACGCATTTGCTGAATAGTTAAGTAGCTCTGAATAAACTCGACTTCTTGCTCGAGCGAAATCAGTTGATGCCGCTGATTTTCTAATACTTTTCTCAGCATAAAGCTGAGTTCACTCAAGGCTTTGATGGCGTTATTTTTGTTATCTAGGCGGATCAAACTAGCAATCGTGTTCAAGGTATTAAATAAGAAGTGTGGATTAAGTTGAGATTTCAGTGACTGCAACTCCACTTGCAACAACTGCTCACTGAGCTCTTGATTACGGCGTGCTTGAATTCGTGAATGTTTGTAATAGGTATATGAATAGCCAGAGCACAACACCGCTAAATAAACGAGAAAGTCCATATGCAAAGGACTTAGTAGAAGTTGCGAAAATGCCTCGGCAAGCACTGTTGGGTTAATGTATCCATTATTAATTAGCGAAACTTCAACAATGGTTAGGCCCCAATATAGAGTGAAAAACAGCAGCATCACTGCACAGGTTTTGCCAACAAAGGTCACCAAACGTTCTACATCAAACGAAATCATTTGCGTGCTGGCGATAATTAACGGCGCTAATAGCGCCCAATTTCCCCACCACGGTAAATACTCTAACCACACTTCGAACCACTCTACTGGCCTGTTAAAGTGTAGGCTCATACGGTAGCTATTGGTTGCAGCCATTGAATTTAATAACAGCCAAAACAAGGCATTAGCTAACCAAAAGTATTTAGATGGTAAGTTGTCGATAAAGGTTTTAAACATAATCTATAACGCGGATGATTCTTCCCTGTAATTAACGCTCGCCTGATTTTTGTATCTCATGCGCCTATTAGTTAGCTAAACAGTTAATTACATGCTTTATTCAAATAGTTCTCACACTAAGGCTTAATTGACGCTGTTACTTTTTGCAACTTTACCATCTGCGCACCTGTAAATTTTCCAACACCCATCTTAAAACTACATTAAAAATCATGTGGTTACTACCATAAAGAAAGTAAAAAATTCTCGCCTATTTAAATCCAGCTACCGTTTAAATCAGCTATGAGGCCAATAATCACTTTATTTGCGCCACTGATGGATTGGCTAATGTCTGTGCTTTGCGACAGGAGTAACGTGGCTCTGTTCATTCGTACTACTAGCTTCGTAAGTAGTGCTGCTAAACGTGCGTCTCGACAACGATTATAAAAAATCAGGGAGAATATTATGTTTACAAAAACAAGCGTAGCGAAGTCAGTTCGCTTTGCGCTGATGTTTGGTGCAACCTCAAGCGCTCTCCTCCTTCCGCAAACCACTTTTGCCCAACAAGCTGAACAAAATGCTGAAGAAGAGATCGAACGAATTGCCGTGACCGGTAGCCGAATTAGGCGGCCAGGGGCGGTATCTGCCAGTCCTATCGTATCTGTTGGTGCTCAAGAAATTGAGATGATACAAACCCCACAAATAGAAGAAGTTCTGCGTAACTTGCCAGCAACTATTCCAGGCGACGGCGGCAGTGTAAATAACGGTACAGCGGGTGCTGCAACGGTCGACTTAAGGGCTCTTGGTACCGAGCGTACTTTGGTGTTGATGAATGGCCGCCGAATGATACCGTTTAACTTTAACGGTATTGTTGATACCGCATCAGTGCCTGTTTCACTGATTGAAAGTGTTGACGTAGTGACTGGTGGTGCGTCAGCGGTTTACGGTTCTGATGCTATTGCAGGTGCCGTTAACTTCGTGATGAAGAATAATTTTGAAGGTGTAGAGCTACTTATTAACCATTCAGAAACAGGTGATAGTGATGGCGATACCGACAGTATTGCACTAACCCTTGGTTCTTCGCTGAGTGATGGTCGCGGTAACGTTGCACTTTCTATGAACTGGACTGATCGTAAACCAGTATTTTTAGGCGACCGACCTCTGGGCGTATTAGGGATCGCGACAGCATCTGGCGGTGGTTATCAGTCCTTTTTAGATGGCGAAGGCCCAGTTCCACCACTTGATAATTGTGGCGGCCCGAATGTAACTACCTTTGAAAGTGGCGGCGGTTCTACAACCTCAATTCCTACACGTTTTGCCATCGTTGGTGGTGGTGCAGATGCTGCTGGCCAATTTAGAGAAGATAGAACGCTAGGTGATGATTGTAGCCGCTTTAACTTCAACCCGTTTAACTTCTATCAAACCCCGCAAGAGCGCTACGGTGCAACAGCTATTGCCCATTATGATATAGCGGAAGAGCACACTGTTTACACCACAGCGACCTTTACCAATACGCAAGTAAGACAGCAAGTTGCACCATCAGGTACATTTGGTTCAACCTTTAATTTACCAATTGCTAACCCATTTATTGGCGATCAAGCGCGCCAATGGATCATTGATGCAGGTAACCAAGCGCTTGTCAACGGCTTACTGAATGATGGCGTACAAAACTGGCAAGATGTAAATGGCAACGGGGTTGTTGACCAAGAAGATTATTTGTTAGTTCAACTTCGCCGTCGTACTTTAGAGCTAGGCCCTCGTACCACTAACTTTGAAACTCAGCTATTCCAATTAGTTGCAGGTATCGAAGGGGTATTGTATGAAGATTGGGAATACAATGTATCTTTCCAATACGGTGAGTCTAACCGAACCAATATTAGTGCGGGCTACACAAATGTTAGTAACATACAAAACGCGTTAGATAGCACAGACGGCGTCACTTGTAACAATGGTGACTCAACGTGTGTTCCTATCGACTTGTTCGGTGGTTTTGGCACTATTACGCCAGCAATGGCAGCCTACTCGTCAGCAACGGCACTGATTAAGCAAGAATATTCACAAGAAGTGTTCAATGCGAGTGTTAATGGCCCTGTTGATGCGATTGAATTACCTTGGGCAGGCGCACCACTATCACTTAGCTTTGGTTATGAGCATCGCCGTGAAACTGGTGAAACTATTCCGGATGAGTGTTTAAAAGAAGCACCTACTAGCTGTTTAGGTGGTGCTGGTGGTAACACCCTACCAATTGCCGGTGGTTTTAAAGTTGAAGAATTCTTCGTTGAAGGTGTGTTACCTATTGTTGAAGGTGAAAGTTTTGCTGAATCGCTTGAAATGGAATTTGCATTCCGTACAGCAGACTACGACTCAGTAGGTAGCAACGAAACGTGGAAACTTGGTTTTAGCTGGCGTCCGGTTGATAGCTTGCTAGTTCGTGTGATGCAGCAAGAGGCGACACGTGCACCAAACGTTGGTGAAATTGCATCGCCGTCAGTAACTGGTTTAGACAATGCCTTAATCGATCCTTGTTCGGTTGCTAATGCCGCGAACATTGACAGTACATTGCGTCAGCTTTGTATCTCAACAGGCATGACAGACGCGCAAGTAGGTCGCGTTCAAGATGTTATCTCTGGCCAAGTTAATGCCTTCCAAGGTACTAACCCAAGCCAACTACCAGATGCTGAAGAAGCTGAAACCTTCACTGCAGGTTTTGTTTATACCAATGAAGAGCTTTGGGATCTAGAAGTTTCTGTTGACTACTACGACATTGAGGTCGATAACAGTATTGGTGAATTTACTGCACAGCAAACCTT
This Thalassotalea euphylliae DNA region includes the following protein-coding sequences:
- a CDS encoding LytR/AlgR family response regulator transcription factor encodes the protein MLNILVADDEPLARETIKLLLANQTDVGHVYEAQDGNQVLDVFSEHHPDIVFLDIQMPGKTGIELAEQLPNDTVIIFATAYDQFAITAFELNAIGYLLKPFDDDKFYAALDRARQQVASKSPTNFKKVGQLIQHMVDEQDRAYKTRLVVKDPGRIRLVDVDQINFIAGAGNYAEVHLFDDKPVLHRETLTSLEKQLDPNVFVRIHRSTIVRRSSVIELRPNENGDYSVILKSGEQLTLSRRNKGKLEALIGEQ
- a CDS encoding sensor histidine kinase — its product is MFKTFIDNLPSKYFWLANALFWLLLNSMAATNSYRMSLHFNRPVEWFEVWLEYLPWWGNWALLAPLIIASTQMISFDVERLVTFVGKTCAVMLLFFTLYWGLTIVEVSLINNGYINPTVLAEAFSQLLLSPLHMDFLVYLAVLCSGYSYTYYKHSRIQARRNQELSEQLLQVELQSLKSQLNPHFLFNTLNTIASLIRLDNKNNAIKALSELSFMLRKVLENQRHQLISLEQEVEFIQSYLTIQQMRFAHKLKTSVDVDDQCLPLDVPFMLLQPLVENAVQHGSQLESDQNELKLSVYCQDEYLHVKLINKIPEKDEHKGFGIGLSNCRKRLEKLYHLDFQLSLTPMENGYFETYLCMPIGVLDA
- a CDS encoding methylglyoxal synthase, with product MEYKTIQSNAQKSVALVAHDNMKASLIEWTNTHIEQLRNHQLYATGTTGALIAKQTGLSVSQLISGPLGGDQQIGALITEQKIDVLIFFWDPLEAQPHDPDVKALLRLAAVWNIPVACNIASADLLITSSLFGQVFERKVPDYQRYISSRT
- the sbcD gene encoding exonuclease subunit SbcD, with the protein product MKILHTSDWHLGQHFYGKSRANEHLQFLNWLLEQVTEHSVDAIILAGDIFDTSTPPSYARELYFNFINKLNRLGCQLIALAGNHDSVAMLNESKQLLAALNTKVITTASTDSDEQLVTIKNASGEALGVVCAIPFLRPRDLVTSQAGQSATDKQLQLQVAITEHYQTLYESASAYQLPVIMTGHLTTVGSTTSDSVREIYIGTLEAFPANAFPKADYIALGHIHRPQKVAENDTIRYSGSPIPLSFDEASHDKTVNLVTFNGQSTVEVEALAIPRFRPMAMLKTSVDELATSIEQLAQEYSQQITNELPLWLDIEISAQGYLADLSGRVQELVKELPIEVLLIRRSKQERQQILAEQRTVTLEELSVSDVFTARLAQEEWQTDEQESQKERLTELFKQMHQQVHQQVLDETNAKHGELNTGGKA
- a CDS encoding AAA family ATPase, yielding MRILSLRFENLNSLKGHWFIDFSKEPFAGNGLFAITGPTGAGKTTILDAICLALYHQTPRLTISDKNNQLMTRHTASCLAEVEFEVKGQGYRAFWSQRRAKNAADGKLQPAKAELATLSGEILAEKLQAVRQKIAQLTGLDFGRFTKSMMLSQGQFAAFLNASANDRAELLEELTGTDIYGDISKTVFQEAKASEQALALLKAKLDGVELLSDEQAANLQAESHSLTKVEQEQAQFVAKLQKDIQVRQQRTILQDKQKQLDASQAELAAQKKQHAGELTALAAAKPAIAIQDKYHAKQQLVEQSLHSQQQLTASESNLAQTEQQLAEQTVLRASAQDKLTERQNKLKQRVARLNEQILPTLQNQQLMVAQQSDKQSAIQEKKSSLAKVEVLIADKKAEFDALTAEHKNIQAYLTEHLYVKQLPSYLGRWQSDFNRLQTLEVQKKNTEQTMQELSTQQAEAEKANLQLSQTLENLAKEKAAFQVSLQGLSQQRAETLAGIRLPVLAEQPALPLTEASLQAFIQQLQQHQQGLNQLKLIAQQFANSSQSLHDKKQTNAELNQTINQQESSLTAKREEFKTAKHTLDLLEKVVAQQQTIKQLSDHRAELQPGQACPLCGATEHPAIAEYQALTSSAEEQQLAGQKNLVEQLKQQGIELKEQLNHQQRTLSQEQSQITVLQQECHQLTEQWQHVTHQLDANIPSVVTQAHNAVNSSPNGCASNSVNESVSVCSVAQIDGELESVQQQLSQTMNCQSALVSLTEQENNLQKQLVDIDQRIAQLNQSEAVNRQQASHRVAEQQKLSEQLSAVGAEVGQLWQGISEQVSQLELPMPRASEFSQWLLQLEQQIQDYQTQLTAAEQVQLNIQTVEKSLISYQQQQLAEQQQVTVLIEEGKGIDSQLQALAQQLQHLLGESTLEQEQQHIATEESAITCEQQLIEKAYNEAANAHQHAQGQHTSLGKQAQSLNEQVSLATAKWQEVLVASEFSDETAFINANMPAEEFTRLTALADELNVREQQQNALAQEYQSQLASLPVEADSNISLSEMTEKLVKDETELKALQTKLAQLDFELQQDKKRRDEQQSLMADIAKQQIALNDISHLNGLIGSADGAKFRRFAQSLTLEYLVHLANKQLMRLHGRYQLTRQTNESLALEVVDTWQADLTRDTKTLSGGESFLVSLALALALSDLVSAKTQIDSLFLDEGFGTLDNDTLEVALDALDNLNAAGKMIGVISHIDTLKERIATQIKVDKMSGLGVSKLEPQFVYSPN
- a CDS encoding DMT family transporter encodes the protein METWIAFTLLAAFMQAIRTAGQKQLSAQLSSLATAGVRYIFALPFAWLYLWWALNHYQVALPALNTTFLQYAIIASFAQLIGTACLVVAFQYRNFAVATSLAKTEAIQVAVIGALLFAAPLSGYGWLSVILGVVGVILLSKVKFNLKDVLTNPGAGYGLASGLGLAITTLLIRESNLALGSHPMVNAAVTLVFLISAQSLLAGLYLLMRDASQFRKMIINWRLALFVGITSLLGSIGWFTAVSYQTAAYVKALGQVEFFITLVLTYRLFKEKTTPAEILGMLLIVVSVVVLLLLA